A single Bacillus sp. HMF5848 DNA region contains:
- a CDS encoding fucose isomerase — MKTFKALYLPIGVPTFHKESIDSQFNMSVELLNKVAEDIECPSAPLLTIPDLVEFIDDKQCDLIILQNNAFANSEYTAEILRRLDADVLLWTLQEPVIDGGRLRLNSLTGAYSAGNLMHHLGKERFEYIWGAPSDEVVFQKIKSVVAAARLKKELRSMTLASIGHTPQGFGFGRGLDAEISRYFGMKHVAIEVRELLQRAKNLSYEDCAESMREAEDKMVNLRAMPEKNVTDFVRLYKAYTDFVKENDIAAVSSRCWPDLFVEYGTPVCGVLGMLNDNLVAAACEADAYGAISMLIGIKLSNESVFFGDPVSLDKEENTVTFWHCGTAACSLAHPSKGAQVGVHPNRKIGPTMEFGCKPSKEATVFRVGRKPDGSIRFFIANGEILDKEQQFLGTSLVLKTESSSIDFVNQSVKDGWEPHFIVTYKDIKEELLVLGKFLNAEVCKY, encoded by the coding sequence ATGAAAACTTTTAAAGCACTGTACTTACCAATTGGCGTACCAACATTTCATAAAGAAAGTATAGATTCGCAATTTAATATGTCAGTAGAACTATTAAACAAAGTAGCCGAGGACATCGAGTGTCCGTCGGCTCCTCTTTTAACCATTCCTGATTTGGTTGAGTTCATTGATGATAAGCAATGTGACTTAATCATTCTTCAAAACAATGCGTTTGCTAACTCTGAGTATACGGCAGAGATCTTAAGAAGACTTGATGCAGATGTATTACTTTGGACACTGCAAGAGCCTGTAATAGACGGAGGTCGACTTAGATTAAATTCCTTAACAGGGGCGTATTCAGCAGGAAATCTTATGCACCATTTAGGCAAAGAAAGGTTCGAGTATATTTGGGGAGCACCGTCGGATGAAGTGGTGTTTCAGAAAATCAAGTCTGTTGTAGCAGCAGCCAGACTTAAAAAGGAATTACGTTCCATGACATTAGCTTCCATCGGTCACACGCCTCAAGGTTTTGGATTTGGCCGAGGACTTGATGCTGAAATTTCAAGATATTTCGGCATGAAGCATGTAGCTATAGAAGTTCGAGAGCTTTTACAAAGGGCTAAAAATCTTTCCTATGAAGATTGTGCTGAATCCATGAGGGAAGCAGAAGACAAAATGGTAAACCTGAGAGCAATGCCTGAAAAAAATGTGACTGATTTTGTTCGTCTGTATAAAGCATACACAGACTTTGTAAAAGAAAACGATATTGCGGCCGTTTCTTCTAGGTGCTGGCCAGATTTATTCGTAGAATATGGAACACCTGTATGTGGCGTACTAGGTATGCTAAACGACAATCTAGTAGCTGCTGCTTGTGAGGCGGATGCCTATGGTGCCATCTCGATGCTTATTGGGATTAAGCTATCAAATGAAAGTGTGTTCTTTGGAGATCCAGTTTCCTTAGATAAAGAAGAAAACACGGTAACGTTTTGGCATTGTGGAACGGCTGCTTGTAGCTTAGCCCATCCTAGTAAAGGTGCTCAAGTGGGTGTCCATCCTAATAGAAAAATAGGACCTACGATGGAATTTGGCTGTAAGCCATCCAAAGAGGCAACTGTGTTCAGAGTTGGTCGGAAGCCAGACGGCTCTATAAGATTTTTCATAGCAAATGGGGAAATATTGGATAAAGAGCAACAATTCCTTGGCACATCATTAGTACTAAAAACCGAATCATCATCCATCGATTTTGTAAATCAAAGTGTAAAAGATGGCTGGGAGCCACATTTCATCGTTACTTATAAAGATATTAAAGAGGAACTTCTCGTTTTAGGGAAATTTTTAAATGCAGAGGTATGTAAATACTAA